A genomic segment from Psychrobacter arcticus 273-4 encodes:
- a CDS encoding 50S ribosomal protein L25/general stress protein Ctc, producing the protein MTINHFALNAVDRSAEVQGKGASRRLRKQNLVPAIIYGGGEQPIAISIKINELVKSLEFEAFFSHILTLNVDGEEHQVVIKDLQRHPAKGFPMHADFQRVVKGQKINMNVPVHFSGREEAPGTKAGGILSTLVTDIEIVCIPSQLPEYLEIDVSGMEIGDLFRLSDIKLPEGVIIFDLDMEDAHDRTIVNMQPPTVQEVDKVAEIDASDVPATEQGTDGNKDGK; encoded by the coding sequence ATGACTATTAATCATTTTGCATTAAACGCAGTTGATCGTTCTGCTGAAGTTCAAGGTAAAGGTGCGAGCCGCCGCCTACGTAAGCAGAACCTAGTTCCTGCTATTATCTATGGTGGTGGTGAGCAGCCAATAGCTATCTCTATCAAAATCAATGAGCTAGTAAAATCACTTGAATTCGAAGCTTTCTTCTCACACATTTTGACTTTGAATGTAGACGGTGAAGAGCATCAAGTGGTTATCAAAGATCTACAACGCCATCCAGCTAAAGGCTTCCCAATGCATGCTGACTTTCAGCGCGTTGTAAAAGGTCAAAAAATCAACATGAATGTTCCTGTTCATTTCTCTGGTCGTGAAGAAGCGCCTGGTACTAAAGCTGGTGGTATTCTATCAACGTTAGTAACTGACATCGAAATCGTTTGCATACCATCACAGTTACCTGAATATCTAGAAATAGATGTATCTGGTATGGAAATTGGTGATTTGTTCCGTCTATCAGATATCAAACTGCCTGAAGGCGTTATCATCTTTGATCTTGACATGGAAGATGCACACGACCGTACGATCGTGAACATGCAGCCACCAACGGTTCAAGAAGTTGACAAAGTTGCTGAAATTGATGCTTCTGACGTACCTGCTACTGAGCAAGGTACTGATGGCAACAAAGACGGCAAATAA
- a CDS encoding ribose-phosphate pyrophosphokinase: MPYLAIFTGNAHPELAKTVADHLHIPLGKADITRFSDGEIAVEIKEHVRGKDVFIMQPTCAPTNDNLMEIMMMADALRRSSAGRITAVMPYFGYARQDRRPRSARVPISAKVVADMLNIVSIDRVMTVDLHSDQIQGFFDIPVDNIYGTPVLLNDLQKQNYDNIMVVSPDVGGVVRARAMAKQLGDTDMAIIDKRRARANESQVMHIIGDVRDRDCVIVDDMVDTAGTLCKAAEALKANGARRVVAYITHPVLSGNALKNISESELDEIVVTDTIPLSDAAKACSKIRQVSIAPMLAESLRRINNEESISAMFDA; this comes from the coding sequence ATGCCTTATTTAGCGATTTTTACGGGTAATGCCCACCCTGAATTAGCAAAAACCGTAGCCGATCATCTCCATATACCTCTTGGTAAAGCTGACATCACGCGTTTTTCTGATGGCGAAATTGCCGTAGAAATCAAAGAACACGTGCGCGGTAAAGACGTGTTTATTATGCAGCCTACTTGCGCACCGACTAATGACAATTTGATGGAAATCATGATGATGGCCGATGCCTTGCGTCGCTCTAGTGCTGGTCGTATCACAGCTGTCATGCCTTATTTTGGTTATGCTCGTCAAGACCGTCGTCCTCGTTCAGCTCGTGTGCCTATTTCTGCCAAAGTCGTCGCTGACATGTTGAACATCGTTAGTATCGATCGCGTGATGACTGTTGATTTGCACTCAGATCAGATTCAAGGTTTCTTTGATATCCCAGTCGATAATATCTACGGCACGCCTGTATTACTTAATGACCTACAAAAACAAAATTATGACAATATCATGGTTGTCTCGCCTGACGTCGGCGGTGTGGTTCGTGCACGCGCGATGGCTAAGCAGTTGGGCGATACCGACATGGCGATTATTGATAAACGTCGTGCCCGTGCCAATGAGTCACAAGTGATGCACATCATCGGTGACGTCCGTGACCGTGATTGCGTCATCGTTGATGACATGGTCGACACCGCAGGCACACTATGTAAAGCTGCCGAAGCACTCAAAGCAAACGGCGCACGCCGTGTGGTGGCTTATATCACTCACCCTGTGTTATCTGGTAATGCGTTAAAGAACATCAGTGAATCGGAATTGGATGAGATTGTGGTTACTGATACGATTCCATTGTCTGACGCAGCCAAAGCTTGTAGCAAAATTCGTCAAGTCAGCATTGCGCCAATGCTTGCTGAAAGCTTACGCCGTATTAATAACGAAGAATCTATCAGCGCGATGTTTGACGCTTAA
- the ispE gene encoding 4-(cytidine 5'-diphospho)-2-C-methyl-D-erythritol kinase has translation MTKNAPTASVITRLSPAKINLFLHITGKRADGYHNLQTVFRLLDWGDYLHFSVANKPMATIDSAVDNSAVDINSLCGQLLTLDGAEAITSSIEDNLIFKAARTLLAAAIDSSKLPEHLPKVLVTLDKHLPMGAGLGGGSSNAATTLLVLNEIWQLNFNQETLIKIGAKIGADVPIFIFGQDAIATGIGEQLTAIDLPDQQYLVLTPNAHVNTAKLFAHPKLPRDITLLSIETIKNQYDNYVQTLIAPYHNVFTPVVTSLAPAVDEGLRYLQGLEKIALGTARMTGSGSTVFLPLDASVTDDKLLLSKWIEEAPCTAYVVRSL, from the coding sequence ATGACTAAGAACGCTCCTACTGCATCAGTTATCACGCGCTTATCACCGGCAAAAATTAATTTATTTTTGCATATTACGGGTAAGCGTGCTGATGGTTATCATAATTTGCAAACTGTGTTTCGTCTGCTCGACTGGGGCGATTATCTGCATTTTTCGGTAGCGAATAAGCCAATGGCTACTATTGATAGCGCAGTAGATAATAGCGCAGTAGATATTAATAGCCTGTGTGGTCAGCTACTAACGTTAGATGGTGCAGAAGCTATAACTAGCAGCATAGAGGACAATTTAATCTTTAAAGCGGCTCGCACCCTACTGGCAGCTGCCATAGACTCAAGTAAGCTGCCTGAGCACCTACCCAAAGTATTAGTGACGTTAGATAAGCACTTACCAATGGGCGCAGGCTTGGGCGGCGGCTCATCTAATGCGGCGACAACATTACTTGTGCTTAATGAGATTTGGCAGCTTAATTTTAATCAAGAGACGCTTATAAAAATTGGTGCAAAAATTGGCGCAGATGTGCCGATATTTATCTTTGGTCAAGATGCTATTGCGACGGGCATTGGTGAGCAATTGACAGCCATTGATTTGCCCGACCAGCAATATTTAGTATTGACGCCTAATGCTCACGTTAATACTGCCAAGCTTTTCGCGCACCCTAAGCTACCGCGAGATATCACCCTGCTATCAATTGAGACGATTAAAAACCAATACGATAATTATGTGCAAACTCTTATTGCGCCCTACCACAATGTCTTTACGCCCGTAGTCACAAGCCTCGCTCCCGCCGTTGACGAAGGACTACGTTATTTACAAGGGCTAGAAAAAATAGCGTTGGGTACAGCACGAATGACTGGCTCTGGTAGCACGGTATTTTTGCCATTGGATGCGAGTGTTACTGATGATAAGTTGCTTTTGTCAAAGTGGATTGAAGAGGCGCCTTGTACAGCGTATGTAGTGAGAAGTTTGTGA
- the lolB gene encoding lipoprotein insertase outer membrane protein LolB — MSTLLSSYKPNKLALFTAMTASVAILSGCQSLKTGNTPNQPTGIIQGQNTEQPKKLESFNIIGKIGVTTAASDTTGAQSGSAFYAWGQQNDRFAIELIGALGIGKTNIEYNGQSATLVSEKTGTLTATDPETLLKKATGWQAPISQMPYWISGRSAPSDSTPQLDAQNRLISSVNGEWQASFSYKGNDKLPNKISAVQAQGNKVVMTVNHQK, encoded by the coding sequence ATGTCAACCCTACTATCTTCTTATAAACCTAATAAATTAGCCCTATTCACTGCTATGACGGCATCAGTCGCCATCTTGTCAGGGTGTCAGTCATTAAAAACCGGCAATACCCCCAACCAGCCGACTGGCATCATTCAAGGTCAAAATACTGAGCAACCAAAGAAACTTGAGAGCTTTAACATTATAGGCAAGATTGGCGTTACAACGGCTGCTAGCGATACAACAGGCGCTCAAAGCGGTAGTGCATTTTATGCATGGGGTCAACAGAATGACCGCTTTGCCATTGAGCTTATCGGTGCGCTAGGCATTGGCAAAACCAATATCGAATACAATGGTCAATCAGCGACATTGGTGAGCGAAAAAACGGGCACATTAACCGCTACTGACCCTGAAACGCTGCTCAAAAAAGCCACTGGCTGGCAAGCACCCATCTCACAAATGCCCTACTGGATTTCTGGTCGCTCAGCGCCATCAGATAGCACACCGCAGCTTGATGCCCAAAATCGTTTAATCAGCTCAGTCAATGGTGAATGGCAAGCCAGCTTCAGCTATAAAGGCAATGATAAACTACCAAATAAAATCAGCGCTGTGCAGGCGCAAGGCAATAAAGTGGTTATGACCGTTAATCATCAAAAGTAA
- a CDS encoding tetratricopeptide repeat protein, translating into MHNAQSSLRALLHALIERLCQRYKLAFSLAVCLCLGFPAHAIVSPNIALPKISSTSTSSNATVTTTINASHNLINGHTPVTESMVNKNSITDTSIIEITPSSDFNEPSNEPSLYALLDAEFSANRDDTERALIIYKQQSFKQDATAVFERALSLSLRNDRVEESLQFAKAWQDENPDHVPAWFYVAHLALRAHDYDLAGETLNRILSYDPRADLSEILIGIYPNSDDDKRELLSALQPIASEKNASLSVLKAGLLYQFNEPEIAIIHINHALEQQPDYVPFITLKADILRKIETPKAVLDHLSQAHLRNANSKNLYLYEIRYLLDLKQNEQAWQLLLDAHQRFADDAEITLLAALVSLDIEKYASADQLLNTLAKNSAYLDQSHYYLGISAERQQNFEQAKYYLNAVMQEDLVLEARRKVVALDLLNDDVDAAIATLEKMRRDFSVFAPDSFVLQADILWQQNESAEALLLLTKAARKYPNNEMLLFARAQLLDDKEDYIVKRTLLNHLQALDPTNPAYQLSYAQLLLANERGSEQGLALATAIIQIRYDDPRYDNERHLQALNVLASNALANENYQQIIDYLQSPYDVLPTLRSGTLLLRAYQGLGDNEKVDALLADLQQRFSFGQHNINDRIQLY; encoded by the coding sequence ATGCATAACGCTCAATCTAGCCTTCGAGCTTTATTGCACGCCCTAATTGAGCGGCTATGCCAACGTTATAAGCTAGCGTTTTCGTTGGCGGTTTGTTTGTGCCTAGGATTCCCTGCCCATGCCATTGTTTCACCAAACATAGCTTTACCCAAAATCTCTTCTACTAGCACCAGTAGTAACGCCACCGTTACCACAACCATTAACGCCTCTCATAACCTCATTAACGGTCACACACCGGTGACTGAAAGCATGGTTAATAAGAATTCGATAACTGATACTTCCATAATCGAAATTACGCCGTCATCTGACTTTAATGAACCAAGCAATGAACCAAGCTTATATGCCTTATTAGATGCAGAATTTTCCGCAAATCGTGATGATACAGAGCGTGCGCTGATTATCTATAAGCAGCAATCGTTTAAACAAGATGCCACAGCCGTATTTGAAAGAGCGCTAAGCTTATCGTTACGTAATGACAGGGTCGAAGAATCTTTACAATTTGCCAAAGCATGGCAAGATGAAAACCCAGATCACGTGCCCGCTTGGTTTTATGTCGCTCATTTGGCACTGCGGGCGCATGATTATGATTTGGCGGGTGAGACTCTAAACCGTATCTTGAGCTATGATCCTCGCGCCGACCTTAGTGAAATTCTGATTGGCATTTATCCAAACAGCGATGATGATAAGCGCGAATTACTCAGCGCCTTGCAACCTATCGCCAGTGAAAAAAACGCTTCGCTGTCAGTATTAAAAGCTGGTTTGCTTTACCAATTTAATGAACCTGAGATTGCCATCATCCATATCAATCATGCGCTTGAGCAGCAGCCGGATTATGTGCCTTTTATTACTTTAAAAGCAGATATCTTGCGCAAAATTGAAACACCAAAGGCAGTCCTTGATCATCTCAGCCAAGCGCACCTACGTAATGCTAATAGCAAGAACCTATACTTGTATGAGATTCGCTATTTGCTTGACTTAAAACAAAATGAGCAAGCATGGCAACTGTTGCTAGATGCTCATCAGCGTTTTGCAGATGATGCTGAGATTACCTTGTTAGCGGCGCTGGTCAGCTTAGATATCGAAAAATACGCTAGCGCTGACCAGCTGCTTAACACGCTTGCAAAAAACTCCGCTTATCTAGATCAATCTCATTACTATCTGGGCATCAGTGCCGAGCGGCAGCAGAACTTTGAGCAAGCCAAATACTATCTCAATGCCGTTATGCAAGAGGATTTAGTATTGGAAGCTCGACGAAAAGTGGTCGCATTAGACTTACTCAACGATGATGTCGATGCCGCTATCGCTACTTTAGAAAAAATGCGTAGAGACTTTAGCGTATTTGCCCCCGATAGCTTTGTGCTACAAGCCGATATCTTATGGCAGCAGAATGAATCTGCAGAAGCTTTACTCCTGTTAACTAAAGCTGCTCGTAAATACCCTAATAATGAGATGCTGCTTTTTGCACGCGCCCAACTCCTTGATGATAAAGAGGACTATATCGTAAAGCGTACCTTACTCAATCATTTGCAAGCGCTTGACCCTACCAATCCTGCTTACCAGCTGAGTTATGCCCAATTACTGCTAGCCAATGAGCGTGGTTCTGAGCAAGGATTGGCATTAGCAACGGCTATTATACAAATACGCTATGATGACCCTCGTTACGACAATGAGCGGCATCTACAAGCCCTCAATGTGCTGGCAAGCAATGCGTTAGCCAACGAAAATTATCAACAAATTATCGACTATTTGCAAAGCCCTTACGATGTGCTTCCTACTTTACGCTCAGGGACATTGCTGTTACGCGCTTATCAAGGCTTGGGTGACAATGAAAAAGTCGACGCTTTACTCGCCGACTTGCAGCAGCGCTTCTCATTTGGGCAACACAATATCAATGACCGTATACAATTGTATTAA
- the hemA gene encoding glutamyl-tRNA reductase yields MRLVVIGVNHKTAPVALRERLALVGDDVNIALAQLQGFSDGSVIVSTCNRTEIYALVPESILSPNTLLASSALSVVESSISLNSSTNISSTIISAHILKIKTWLADFKQLSLDEIDPYLYVHRDMHALTHWLRVAAGLDSMILGEPQILGQIKRAVHLAQDQKALSNQLGWIVDQVFAAAKRVRNETQVGAQAVSLSYAAAKLVTQIFDDLPSRTLLVVAAGEMNRLVAMHIAGLGVGRIIICNRNPERAEALAAELRNPKRQIEVRTLQELPQVLAEADIVSSCSGSMDILIDKTMTLRALKSRRYQPMLMIDLAVPRDIDSTVSRIDDVYLYSVDDLQHVIAGNIEQRRQAAVDAELLVSQLVVEMDRRFQVRQVGKDIQQYRSRTHEQVDKLLQESIAKLQGDNANPEDIMIELTRRLTQNLTHAPSKLMRKAAREGDNELLDFVVSGLQDAHRHH; encoded by the coding sequence ATGAGATTAGTGGTCATTGGGGTCAATCACAAAACTGCACCAGTCGCTCTACGAGAGCGCTTGGCGCTTGTCGGTGACGATGTCAATATCGCACTTGCGCAGCTACAAGGCTTTAGCGACGGTAGTGTGATAGTCTCCACTTGCAACCGCACAGAGATTTATGCGTTAGTCCCAGAAAGCATATTATCACCGAACACATTGTTAGCAAGCTCAGCCTTATCCGTTGTAGAGTCTAGTATTTCGCTTAACAGTAGCACCAACATATCATCGACTATCATCAGCGCTCACATCCTAAAAATTAAAACTTGGCTTGCAGATTTTAAGCAGTTGTCACTGGACGAGATTGACCCTTATTTATATGTCCATCGTGATATGCACGCTTTAACCCATTGGCTACGGGTCGCTGCAGGTCTTGACTCTATGATATTGGGTGAGCCGCAAATACTTGGGCAAATCAAGCGTGCTGTGCATCTGGCGCAAGACCAAAAAGCGCTTAGCAATCAGCTAGGCTGGATTGTTGATCAGGTATTTGCAGCGGCAAAACGTGTACGTAATGAGACGCAAGTGGGTGCACAAGCCGTATCACTTAGCTATGCTGCTGCCAAACTGGTGACGCAAATCTTTGATGATTTGCCAAGTCGCACGCTATTGGTGGTAGCCGCTGGCGAGATGAATCGTTTGGTAGCGATGCATATCGCAGGTCTTGGGGTCGGGCGCATTATTATTTGTAACCGTAATCCTGAGCGTGCAGAAGCTTTAGCCGCTGAGCTGCGTAATCCCAAGCGCCAGATCGAAGTCAGAACGCTGCAAGAGCTGCCACAAGTATTGGCAGAAGCCGATATTGTGAGCAGCTGTAGCGGTAGCATGGACATATTGATTGATAAAACTATGACGCTGCGGGCATTAAAAAGCCGTCGCTATCAGCCGATGCTGATGATTGACTTGGCGGTGCCGCGTGATATTGATTCAACCGTTAGCCGTATAGACGATGTCTATCTATACTCTGTCGATGATTTGCAGCATGTGATAGCCGGTAATATCGAACAACGCCGCCAAGCAGCCGTCGATGCGGAGCTGTTGGTCAGTCAATTGGTGGTTGAGATGGATCGCCGTTTTCAAGTGCGCCAAGTAGGCAAGGATATCCAGCAGTATCGGTCGCGTACCCATGAGCAGGTAGACAAACTATTGCAGGAGTCTATTGCCAAGCTGCAAGGCGATAATGCTAACCCTGAAGATATCATGATTGAGCTGACGCGGCGCTTAACGCAAAACTTGACCCACGCGCCCTCCAAGCTCATGCGTAAAGCGGCGCGCGAAGGTGACAATGAATTACTCGACTTTGTCGTATCAGGTCTACAAGACGCCCATCGACATCACTGA